Genomic DNA from Syntrophorhabdales bacterium:
CATCACTTGAAATCATCAAGGAATACGTTGAGCGTGAACGGTCGATGACCGGATTGCGGGCGTCTTGAGGAACAAACTTTTCTCTCTTGGTAAAAGGGGCCAGGCTGTGCGACGTGACTCATGAACAATCAAGAGACAATAGCGAGTATGTCACTTCCGATAGGGAGGAGCAATATGAGATTCCGATTTGTTATTCTGGCCGTGGTCGTTCTTATATCATGCTGGTCGCGACCCTCAGAATCCAAGAGCATGGCTGAGGTATTTGGGCGGGTGGATGGTTCGGTGGCGGTGATTGTGACGGCGCACAAGATTTCTTCCGGTTCCACAGGCATCCAGCAGACGATGGGTTTTGGCGTTGGTTCCGGTGTTCTCGTTTCGGAGAGTGGTCATGTGATCACCTCGGCTCACCTGGTCAATACCGCTGATGAGATTCAGGTCAAATTATCGGGCAGTGAAGCAGTTAACGCCCGTGTCGTAGCATCGGCGACATTTGCAGATGTCTCATTGCTGCAGCTTGAATCAGTACCGAAGCAGGCTGTGGTGGCAAAGCTTGGTGATTCCGAAAAAGTTAGGGTTGGTGACGAGGTCTTCGTGGTGGGCACCCCGTACGGACTAAGCCATACACTGACAGCGGGTCATATAAGCGGCCGCCACAAACTGGATAGGGTATCGGCCGCGTTCGATTTGGGCGAGTTATTCCAGACGGACGCCGCTATCAACGAGGGCAATTCCGGAGGGCCCCTGTTTAACATGGCCGGCGAAGTCATTGGAATAGCCCGTTACATTATTACAAGATCAGGTGGCTCCGAAGGGCTGGGATTTGCTGTTACATCGAATACCGCAAGGCGCTTATTGCTGGAGCAGACTTCGTTCTGGTTCGGCTTCGACGGCATCGTGCTCCAGGATGAAATGGCCGCCGCCTTCAATCTTCCCCAATCCACAGGATTTCTCGTCCAGCAGGTTGCAGACAATTCTCCGGCTGCGCGATTAGGCCTTCGGCCTGGGATGGTCAAGGCTCAGATCGGCCTGAACGAGATGTTTCTTGGAGGTGACGTCATTTTGGAAGTCGTTGGGATTCAGATCGCCGACGGCTGCTATGACAAAATCCAGAATCGACTCAGTCAGATGAAACAGGATGATATTATCACGGTGAAGGTTCTGCGAGCGGGGCGGATAGTGCATTTGAGTGCAAATCGTGGGCGATGAATAATGGATGCACCTCTGATAGAACTCGACAATGTCACCAAGCGGTTTGGCGATAAGACGGTGCTCGACAGAGTTAACCTCAAGATATATGAAAATCAGGTCACGACGATAATCGGCAAAAGCGGCACCGGCAAGAGCGTGCTCCTCAAGCATATCATCGGTCTCCTTAATCCGGACGAGGGCACTATTTTGTACAGAGGAAGACCACTTCATCAAATGAAGAGGCGCGAACGAGAGGAGTACAGAAGCCGGATTGCGTATGTGTTTCAAAATAATGCTCTCCTCGACTCAGTGACGGTACTCGAAAATGTGATGCTGCCCCTCAGACAGACTACGCACCTCAGTATGAAAGAGATCAAAGAAAGAGCAAGAAACAAGATAGAAGAATTGGACCTTGGTGATTCCATCGAAAAGTATCCTTCGGAGCTCTCAGGCGGCATGCAGAAAAGGGTTGCTCTGGCACGGGCATGGGTGACAGAGCCGAAGATCGTGCTGTTCGATGAGCCGACATCGGGCTTGGACCCCATCCGCAAAAATTCGATCCTGAGCATGATTGCCCACGCGAGAAGGAAGCTCGGCTTCACTGCCGTTGTCATCTCCCATGACATTCCTGACATCTTTTTCATCTCCGACCGTGTAGCAATCCTTTGGGAAGGGAGAGTCGGTTTCGACGGGGCGTCCCAGGAGGCGCTCGGGCTGAAGCACCCGATTATCGATGAGTTTCTGCGCAGTCTGGAGGGATTTGAGGATGAATTAACGGGCTTGCTCTCGCGGGAAGTATTCCGGACATATTACGGAGCGCTGCTCGCAGGCGACACGGGCATGCCTACTAATTCAGCGGTGCTCTTCAGTGTGGATTTGGATCCGCTGCAGGATGCACTGGGACCGGTTGCAGCGTCGGAAGTCCTGAGGTTCCTCGGTGAATATGTCAAGGCCAGCTTCAGGCCCATAGGGGGGTTTTCTGTCCGCAGCAGCAGAGAACAAATGCTGACGATCCTGCCGCACACCAGCCGGGATGAGGCGGAGCAGCTGGTGATGCGTTTTGGTCAAGCATTGGCGCGGGAGGGCCTTACAACAATCGAGCGCAGGGCTCAGCTGGCGCCTGGAACTGAAGCGCACCTGGAAGTTAACGTTCGTGCGGGGGTGACGGACGTCTCGCCCACAGATGATATTGGTAGGATAATCGAGAAAGCTTGTTCCAACCAGCGGATCGTCGCAACGCACCACTACAACCTCCCAACCGGCGCCTGATGAACTATTCTTCGGAGAATGGAATGAAAAGTCGCATATCAGGGAGAACAGATGACAAGATTGATGGCAGGTTTTTGTCTTGCAAGTCTTTCTATGTTTTACGCCGCCAGCAGTTTTTCAGCGGAACAGGCCATGTCAGTCGGTTACGGTTTCGGGCTGTTCAACCTGCATAAACATATGGGACATATCGAGGGCGGAGAGATGTACGATTTCTTTCAGGTAGCCTATCTCTATGAAAGAGGTTCGGGCCTGAAGAATCTTAACATTACCGCGCAGCCATGGGTAGCGTACGTGAACAGACCTAACGATGGCAGTGACGTAGGCTTTAATTTAGGGATACGGTACTACCCTGTCAGAATGGAAGAATTGCGACCTTTTCTGAGTGCGGGAGTGGGCGCGGCCTATACCACCATCGGTTTCGAGGAACAGGGAACCCGCTTCCTGTTCATACTGCAGGCGGGGGTCGGCCTTAGATACAAGAACTTCTTTATTGAGGATACGCTCAGGCATTACTCAAACGGACACACGTCCTCACCGAACAGGTCAGTTCATGCCAACATCATCACTATTGGATACTATTTCTAGTAGACCACAATTCTCTGCGATCATTTATTCTCTCCTCTTTTCGGTCCACCTATGTACGATCTTTCAGCTTCAGCGTGACGTTGCTTACTCCACCTGGTACCCACCGCGACCTGAATCCCATCTTCCGTGCAAGCTTAAGCATCTCATCGTTGTCCGTCAGCACGTTACCCACAATCTCGTCAAGTTCTTTCTCACGGCCTATCTCGATGATCATACTCATCAGTTTGTGTCCTAATCCTTTATGCTGATAGGCATCATGAATGAGGATTGTGAACTCGCCCGAATTGAAGTCCGGCTCCATGAGAAGCCTCGCCACACCAATTATCTTTCTCTTGCCTGCTTCTGTAATCTCCGCAGCGATTGCCACGTGCCGCTCATAGTCTATGTTGCAGAAGATGATGAGCCATTCGTGCGATATATCTTTGAAGGGCGAGAAGAACCTTTTTTTGAGGCTTTCTTTTGAGACGGTGGTGCCCAACTCATAGAGCAGCGGCTCATCCTCAGGCCGTATTGCCCTGAGCAGTACGTCCTGACCAACTGGTAATTTCCAGCTCGTGGTGTATCGTTCGGGGTACGGTGTGATGACCAGATGAGGGTGCCTCAAGCCGCGCTCCATGTATTCCGTCTCAAGCACTATGCGCGTATCCAGAGCATACGCCTTGCCTTGGGCTATGGCGAGCGGATTGATCTCGATCTCGGCTATTTCGGGGAAATCGATGACGAGATTGGAAAAGCCGACGAGAATCTTCTCCAATTGTTTTAGATCAGCCTGAGACCTGCCCCTGCAACCTTGGAGCATTTTGTGTACCTTCGTCTCCTCAATCAACATCTTGGCCAACGTATCATTTAGCGGCGGAAGGCCCACCGAAACATCGTTGTTGAACTCCGCAGCTGATCCTCCCATCCCGAAGACGATGACAGCACCAAAGTCCTTGTGTTTCGTAGATCGCAGGATAAGCTTGTAGTCCACGCTCTGGATCATGCGTTCGATTGAGAAACCCTCGAGCACGGCGCGCGGAGCTTGCTTCTTTAAGGTTTGTATGAGTGACTTACATGCCTTCTTTACTGATGAGCCGCGATCGACGGCGAGCGCGATGCCGCCTGCATTGCCCGTATCGGTGATATCGGGCGACACGACCTTAATCAGTACGGGATAGCCCAGTTCCTCGGCTATGCTGACTGCGGCGTCAGCATTTTCAACAAACCGAGATGTCACAACCGGAATTCCATACCTGAGGAGGAGATGCTTGGCTTCCATTTCGTTGAGCACGGTTCTGCCCTCGCCCAGTATGTTCTTGATATTTGCTTTAAGCTCTTGCTTGTCTCGCGGCTCCCGCACTGACAGTTCGGCCGGAGTTTCATAGAGATGGTCGAGGTTGCGTTTGTACTGGTACATGTCTACGTAGGCCCTGACCGCCTCTTCCGGCGTTTCATACGTAGGAACATTATTCTGTATGAAGATCCTCCTCGCGTTCTGGACCTCTTTGGCGCCTATCCAGCTGGTGATCACGGGCTTTAGCCAATCCTTTGCTGTCTCAGCCACGGCCGCCGCAACCTGGTCAGATAGAGCGGATTCCAAAGGTGTATAAATCATGAGTACCCCGTCAGTCATTGAGTCGTTCAACACTACCCTCAGCGTCTTCTTATAGCTCTCGACCTGCGCATTCCAGGGAATATCGATGGGATTGGCTCTGCTCCAGTCCGGCGGCAGGAAGCTTGCAATCTCTCTCGAGCTGTCGTCGGAGAGCGTTGCAAGCTCGCCATCGAGGTCGACGAGCGCATCGGCGGCCAGCACGGCCGGACCGCCTTCGTTCGTTATGATGGCAAGTTTTGGGCCTCGCGGCAGTCTCCCTGAATCGAGCACCTCGGCAGCATCGAAGAGTTCCGCTATTTCCCTGACCCGCACCACGCCAACCCTCCGGAAGGCTGCGTCGTATACGGCGTCGTCAGGCACCATGGGGCTCATATGCGATTGTACAGCTTTTGAACATTCGGTATGCCTGCCGGACTTCAGTATAATAATGGGCTTGCGGCGTGCGAACGCCCGTGCGGCGCTCATGAACTTTTTTGCGTCTCCTATGCGTTCCATGTAGAGCAAGATGCTTTTTGTAGGGTAGTCGTCGCCCAGAAAATCGATGAAGTCCCCAAAATCTATATCCAACATAGATCCTACGGATGCAAAGAAACTAAAACCTATGCCTGCGTCGACCGCCCAGTCGAGGATCGCTGCGCCGAGTGCGCCACCCTGTGAGATGAAGGCGATATTGCCTGAAGCCGGGTCGCCCTTGAGAAACGTGGCATTGAAGCCGGGCCTCACGAACCCCAGTGAGTTTGGTCCCAGGATACGCATCCGATATTTTTTCCTGGCCTCGTCTATTTCGGTTTCCAGCCTTCCTCCTTCTTCCCCCATTTCTTTGAAACCCGCCGAGATAATCACCACCCCTTTAATGCCGCTTGCACCGCATTGTTCGACAAGGTGAGGCACTGAGCCGGCAGGGGTTGCGATGATTGCGAGGTCCACGTGTTCCGGGACACTCGCTATATCTGAATAGGTCTCGATCTCCAGGATTCGCTTTCTGTTTGGATTTACGGGAAACACTTTGCGCGATTTCGAACGCGACAGGTTCTCAAGGATTATCCGTCCGACGGCACCTTCCTTTTCAGTTGCACCGATGACAGCTACGGTCTTGGGATTGAGCATCGTTTCGAGATTTGCCATGGTCTACACCTTTTTACCTTGGGCTTCGGCTCAAACCAATTATATACTCTACACGGTCGGCGTACAAAGGTATTTGCGTAAGCGCTCTCAACTGTAAGAACATTCTCGTCTTTGCCACATGAGATAGGCAGACGTGCGGTTACTTCTCATTCCAATCAGAATTTGGCATTCCAGAATGCAGATTGACGCCATAGAATATCGGTGGTAATGAATAAGCAGGAGCAGAAGCATGAGGAGACGCTTCAAGGAGGTACAGATAAATGAAAATGTTTGTTTTTGTTTATGCTGAATATTTTGATGACGGTGTAACAACCACGTTTAAACAGGCGGGTTACGGCTCATATATCAAAATCCACAATATGACCGGTGAATACAAGGGACTTGAGTCAAGGGCAGGCGGGCCTCATTCACACGGTGGATTGACGTCGCTCTTACTCGCTGTACCGGATGAGCAGATTTCCCATCTTCTGGATATGGTGCGCGACATGAAGAAAGAATTTCCTGATGCCGGTCTCGGAGCATTCACGTTTCCATTGGAAGAAGTTGTTGTCTGAAGCGGCGGGGCAATCACTTGTCGTACGCGCCGTATTTTTTGGCTGCCAGCACCATTGCTTGTACATTTGCCGGTTTCGCTCCCTGCATACCGGCGCCGGTGGTGAATATATAGCCGCCATCTTCGCCCGCACTTTCAATCATTTGCTTGCAGCTTGCCCGTATCTCATCAGGCGTACCCGTGATCAGGAGGTCAACGGGAAAGTTCCCTGCAATGCAGGAAACGCTTCCAAGCTTCTCCTTTGCCTTTTTCAGATCGGTTCGGTCAAACCACCAGACGACCTTCCCCTTCGGGACATCTGAAATAACATCCAGCCGCTGATTATAGCCGCCCTCACAAAAGAGCTGTGGGACGAAACCTTCATTTACCAGCCCGA
This window encodes:
- a CDS encoding trypsin-like peptidase domain-containing protein gives rise to the protein MAEVFGRVDGSVAVIVTAHKISSGSTGIQQTMGFGVGSGVLVSESGHVITSAHLVNTADEIQVKLSGSEAVNARVVASATFADVSLLQLESVPKQAVVAKLGDSEKVRVGDEVFVVGTPYGLSHTLTAGHISGRHKLDRVSAAFDLGELFQTDAAINEGNSGGPLFNMAGEVIGIARYIITRSGGSEGLGFAVTSNTARRLLLEQTSFWFGFDGIVLQDEMAAAFNLPQSTGFLVQQVADNSPAARLGLRPGMVKAQIGLNEMFLGGDVILEVVGIQIADGCYDKIQNRLSQMKQDDIITVKVLRAGRIVHLSANRGR
- a CDS encoding acyloxyacyl hydrolase, with the protein product MTRLMAGFCLASLSMFYAASSFSAEQAMSVGYGFGLFNLHKHMGHIEGGEMYDFFQVAYLYERGSGLKNLNITAQPWVAYVNRPNDGSDVGFNLGIRYYPVRMEELRPFLSAGVGAAYTTIGFEEQGTRFLFILQAGVGLRYKNFFIEDTLRHYSNGHTSSPNRSVHANIITIGYYF
- a CDS encoding ATP-binding cassette domain-containing protein, with amino-acid sequence MDAPLIELDNVTKRFGDKTVLDRVNLKIYENQVTTIIGKSGTGKSVLLKHIIGLLNPDEGTILYRGRPLHQMKRREREEYRSRIAYVFQNNALLDSVTVLENVMLPLRQTTHLSMKEIKERARNKIEELDLGDSIEKYPSELSGGMQKRVALARAWVTEPKIVLFDEPTSGLDPIRKNSILSMIAHARRKLGFTAVVISHDIPDIFFISDRVAILWEGRVGFDGASQEALGLKHPIIDEFLRSLEGFEDELTGLLSREVFRTYYGALLAGDTGMPTNSAVLFSVDLDPLQDALGPVAASEVLRFLGEYVKASFRPIGGFSVRSSREQMLTILPHTSRDEAEQLVMRFGQALAREGLTTIERRAQLAPGTEAHLEVNVRAGVTDVSPTDDIGRIIEKACSNQRIVATHHYNLPTGA
- a CDS encoding bifunctional acetate--CoA ligase family protein/GNAT family N-acetyltransferase — its product is MANLETMLNPKTVAVIGATEKEGAVGRIILENLSRSKSRKVFPVNPNRKRILEIETYSDIASVPEHVDLAIIATPAGSVPHLVEQCGASGIKGVVIISAGFKEMGEEGGRLETEIDEARKKYRMRILGPNSLGFVRPGFNATFLKGDPASGNIAFISQGGALGAAILDWAVDAGIGFSFFASVGSMLDIDFGDFIDFLGDDYPTKSILLYMERIGDAKKFMSAARAFARRKPIIILKSGRHTECSKAVQSHMSPMVPDDAVYDAAFRRVGVVRVREIAELFDAAEVLDSGRLPRGPKLAIITNEGGPAVLAADALVDLDGELATLSDDSSREIASFLPPDWSRANPIDIPWNAQVESYKKTLRVVLNDSMTDGVLMIYTPLESALSDQVAAAVAETAKDWLKPVITSWIGAKEVQNARRIFIQNNVPTYETPEEAVRAYVDMYQYKRNLDHLYETPAELSVREPRDKQELKANIKNILGEGRTVLNEMEAKHLLLRYGIPVVTSRFVENADAAVSIAEELGYPVLIKVVSPDITDTGNAGGIALAVDRGSSVKKACKSLIQTLKKQAPRAVLEGFSIERMIQSVDYKLILRSTKHKDFGAVIVFGMGGSAAEFNNDVSVGLPPLNDTLAKMLIEETKVHKMLQGCRGRSQADLKQLEKILVGFSNLVIDFPEIAEIEINPLAIAQGKAYALDTRIVLETEYMERGLRHPHLVITPYPERYTTSWKLPVGQDVLLRAIRPEDEPLLYELGTTVSKESLKKRFFSPFKDISHEWLIIFCNIDYERHVAIAAEITEAGKRKIIGVARLLMEPDFNSGEFTILIHDAYQHKGLGHKLMSMIIEIGREKELDEIVGNVLTDNDEMLKLARKMGFRSRWVPGGVSNVTLKLKDRT